A stretch of Primulina tabacum isolate GXHZ01 chromosome 13, ASM2559414v2, whole genome shotgun sequence DNA encodes these proteins:
- the LOC142521935 gene encoding uncharacterized protein LOC142521935, which translates to MDEFRNDAYENAKIYKEQTKKWHDKLIVRRELKPGQQVLLFNSHLKLFPGKLKSRWSGPFLVETVYPHGPIELKCSDGRTFKVNGQRVKPYYGTEVRHLDNIPLGGST; encoded by the coding sequence ATGGATGAGTTCCgcaatgatgcatatgaaaatgccAAGATTTACAAAGAGCAGACCAAGAAGTGGCACGATAAACTCATTGTACGAAGGGAGCTCAAACCAGGACAACAAGTACTCTTGTTCAACTCCCATCTGaagttgtttcctggtaagttgAAATCACGTTGGTCAGGTCCATTTTTGGTGGAGACAGTGTACCCTCATGGGCCAATTGAGCTAAAATGCAGTGATGGAAGAACCTTCAAGGTGAATGGGCAGCGAGTTAAGCCATATTATGGAACTGAAGTAAGGCACCTTGACAACATTCCTTTGGGCGGATCGACTTGA